Proteins from a genomic interval of Gossypium hirsutum isolate 1008001.06 chromosome A09, Gossypium_hirsutum_v2.1, whole genome shotgun sequence:
- the LOC107890010 gene encoding uncharacterized protein yields MSPSFCNGKFRPNVRTKETGVIIQLADRSVVHPEEVLQNVLIKVNELIFPADFYIIDMEDDNWANSSEILLERPFLSTARTRINVWSGTLTMKFDNEMVKFNVYEDMRHPNDKSQNHALQECKSRC; encoded by the exons ATGTCTCCATCGTTCTGCAACGGAAAATTCCGCCCAAATGtaaggaccaag GAAACAGGTGTGATTATTCAGCTTGCAGATAGATCCGTAGTGCATCCGGAAGAAGTGCTGCAGAATGTTCTTATTAAGGTAAATGAGCTAATATTTCCTGCAGACTTCTACATTATCGACATGGAGGATGACAACTGGGCCAATTCGTCTGAGATACTTCTCGAAAGACCATTCTTGAGTACGGCACGAACGAGAATTAATGTTTGGAGTGGAACACTCACCATGAAATTTGACAATGAAATGGttaagtttaatgtttatgaggatATGAGACATCCTAATGATAAGTCACAAAATCATGCCTTGCAGGAATGTAAATCTCGATGTTAA